One window of Chryseobacterium sp. JJR-5R genomic DNA carries:
- a CDS encoding FixH family protein yields MKNFNWGHGMVIALLAFIIFILSMLFLFPNGQKNSEMVTENYYEEELKYQDVIDAKGRADQLQEKPVYSQDKNGIKITFPKEYDNSNATVKFVLNRTDDQNLDIHKSVQLDMNKSFLIPAQVLTPGNYTLRLSWTKDKKDYRLDYDVIWK; encoded by the coding sequence ATGAAAAACTTTAATTGGGGACACGGTATGGTAATCGCATTACTGGCGTTCATCATTTTTATATTGTCCATGCTGTTTTTATTTCCGAACGGACAAAAAAATTCGGAAATGGTAACGGAAAATTATTACGAAGAAGAACTGAAATACCAGGATGTAATTGATGCCAAAGGAAGAGCAGACCAGTTGCAGGAAAAACCGGTATACAGTCAGGATAAAAACGGGATTAAAATAACATTCCCGAAAGAATATGACAATTCAAACGCAACGGTAAAATTTGTTTTAAACAGAACCGACGACCAGAATCTTGACATTCATAAATCGGTACAGTTGGATATGAATAAATCATTTTTAATCCCTGCACAGGTATTGACACCGGGAAATTACACGTTGAGATTAAGCTGGACAAAAGATAAAAAAGACTACCGGCTGGATTATGATGTAATATGGAAGTAG
- a CDS encoding Crp/Fnr family transcriptional regulator, giving the protein MSQGQQIAIEDRFARVFNDKSFKERLSNADFERYISAKKRLSFQKHDTIFEDGEIPKGVYFLEKGAAKLSKSGAFGKDQILRFIKEGDIIGYRSLLCGENFQAKAEAMTDIEATFLPADVFMYLLEVDPQLSFVMLQKISYELGESSNTITFLAQKTVRERLAEILLLLEQKLGVDPEGFIKISLTREEIANIIGTATESAIRLISEFKGDQLIEVDGRNIKILNHDKLMKLGHVVL; this is encoded by the coding sequence ATGTCGCAGGGACAACAGATTGCCATCGAAGATAGGTTCGCCAGGGTTTTTAATGATAAATCATTCAAGGAAAGACTTTCCAATGCTGATTTTGAGAGATATATAAGTGCTAAAAAAAGACTCAGTTTCCAGAAACACGACACCATTTTCGAAGACGGGGAAATCCCAAAAGGCGTATACTTTTTAGAAAAAGGAGCGGCAAAATTATCAAAGTCCGGGGCTTTTGGCAAAGACCAGATTTTGAGGTTTATCAAGGAAGGCGATATCATCGGCTACCGTTCTTTGCTGTGTGGTGAAAATTTCCAGGCAAAAGCAGAAGCGATGACGGATATTGAAGCTACCTTTTTACCTGCCGATGTTTTTATGTACCTGCTGGAAGTAGACCCGCAGCTTTCTTTTGTCATGCTTCAGAAAATTTCCTATGAACTGGGGGAATCATCCAATACCATTACTTTTCTTGCACAAAAAACGGTAAGGGAAAGACTGGCGGAAATTTTGCTGCTGTTGGAGCAGAAATTGGGCGTTGACCCGGAGGGATTTATCAAAATTTCTTTGACAAGGGAAGAAATCGCCAATATCATCGGGACCGCTACCGAAAGTGCCATCCGTCTGATCTCCGAGTTTAAAGGAGACCAGCTCATTGAAGTGGACGGGCGGAATATCAAAATTCTCAACCACGATAAATTAATGAAACTAGGTCACGTAGTTTTATAA
- the panB gene encoding 3-methyl-2-oxobutanoate hydroxymethyltransferase, giving the protein MSVHSEIKKVTTETLRKMKFDKDKITMLTAYDYTTAKMVDAGGIDAVLIGDSAANVMAGFETTLPITLDQMIYHAQSVVRGTDRALVVADLPFGTYQSNPEKALESAVRMMKEGGAHAVKIEGGKEISKSIKKIINAGIPVMGHLGLTPQSIYKFGTYKVRAKEEAEAEKLIADAQLLEELGCFAVVLEKIPADLAKKVTEAITIPTIGIGAGADCDGQVLVYHDMVGMNQGFSPKFLRRYLDLYTEITGAVARYVKDVKDVSFPNEKESY; this is encoded by the coding sequence ATGTCTGTTCATTCTGAAATTAAAAAAGTTACCACTGAAACCTTGCGTAAAATGAAATTCGACAAGGATAAAATAACCATGCTTACGGCTTATGACTATACCACGGCCAAAATGGTGGATGCAGGAGGAATAGATGCCGTTCTGATCGGAGATTCCGCAGCTAATGTCATGGCAGGTTTCGAAACGACGCTGCCCATTACCCTGGACCAGATGATTTACCATGCCCAGAGTGTGGTGCGGGGAACAGACAGGGCACTCGTGGTGGCAGATCTGCCTTTCGGGACCTACCAGAGCAATCCTGAAAAAGCATTGGAATCTGCAGTAAGGATGATGAAAGAAGGAGGGGCACACGCCGTAAAAATTGAAGGGGGAAAGGAGATTTCCAAATCCATCAAAAAAATAATCAATGCCGGAATTCCGGTGATGGGGCATTTGGGTTTAACGCCTCAGTCCATCTATAAATTCGGGACCTATAAAGTAAGGGCTAAAGAAGAAGCTGAAGCCGAAAAATTAATTGCCGATGCACAGCTTCTGGAAGAATTGGGATGCTTTGCAGTGGTTTTGGAGAAAATTCCTGCCGATCTGGCAAAAAAAGTAACGGAAGCGATTACAATACCTACCATCGGGATCGGGGCAGGTGCTGATTGTGACGGCCAGGTTCTGGTATACCATGACATGGTAGGAATGAACCAGGGCTTCAGTCCGAAATTCCTTAGGAGATACCTCGATCTTTATACAGAAATAACAGGCGCCGTTGCCCGATATGTAAAAGATGTAAAAGATGTAAGTTTCCCGAATGAAAAAGAAAGCTACTAA
- a CDS encoding heavy metal translocating P-type ATPase has product MSENCFHCGQDIEKERILFDERIFCCNGCKSVYEILNINNLANFYELNKRAGIRPGDANSTQFDYLDTPEIFEKVTDFSEGGTSLVTFKIPVIHCSSCIWLLESLHTLNKNIKYSQVNFTRKTLQISFSHNDLKLSELANFLTNLGYRPVISLETADKNVEHLDKSLLIKFAIAAFAFGNGMFLAFPEYIGGEDYWMDHYKGLFRALMCMLAIPVVVYSASDYYKSAWYGLKNKIVNIDVPIVLGIIVLFGRSLYEVATNYGSGYFDTLCGLLFFMLLGKIFQKRTYNALSYDRDYKSFYPIAVTKVDFEGKQDNILLSEIKIGDRIMVRNQEIIPVDAILINGEGNIDNSFITGESATIGKQPGDKIFAGGKQIGSSLELEVIKNVDQSYLTQLWNKEAFKKHETGLDTLTNSVSKYFTFIILGIALISGVYWYFVDLDTMFQVVSAILIIACPCALALSAPFTFGHIMRILGRNKFYVKDTLTIEKIAKLDTIVFDKTGTITHRKKSNIKYDGAEIKEFDLLNIKTLLKNSNHPLSKSLYEFLDVTDAYFPVENFREISGKGYEASIRGNIYKIGSAAYNGQKSRNLETAVYISRNGEFLGRFIFKNEYRENLKNLFKKLGSYKVFILSGDNSSEEHQLKELIPNYKAMAFNQNPEDKLNYIQNLQSRNLRVAMIGDGLNDAGALKQSNVGIAIADDSNSFTPSSDVIMNGEKVVTLDRYLNVCKGSIKIVKMTFIISFLYNIVGLSYAVTGHMHPLFAALIMPASSITVVSFTTFSTWILGRKYFKKRA; this is encoded by the coding sequence GTGAGCGAAAACTGTTTTCATTGTGGTCAAGATATCGAAAAGGAAAGGATTTTATTTGATGAAAGGATTTTCTGCTGCAACGGTTGCAAATCGGTCTATGAGATTCTGAATATCAATAATTTAGCTAATTTTTACGAACTTAATAAAAGAGCCGGAATCCGGCCGGGCGATGCCAATTCTACCCAGTTTGATTATCTGGATACGCCGGAAATTTTTGAGAAGGTGACGGATTTCTCCGAAGGGGGTACAAGCCTGGTTACATTTAAGATCCCCGTGATCCACTGCTCTTCATGCATCTGGTTACTGGAAAGCCTTCATACATTAAACAAAAACATCAAGTATTCCCAGGTTAATTTTACCCGAAAGACCTTACAAATCTCCTTCAGCCATAATGATTTAAAATTAAGCGAATTAGCCAATTTTTTAACCAATCTGGGCTACAGGCCCGTGATCAGCCTTGAAACAGCTGATAAAAATGTAGAGCACCTGGACAAATCTCTGCTCATTAAGTTTGCCATTGCCGCTTTTGCTTTCGGTAACGGAATGTTCCTGGCTTTCCCTGAATACATCGGGGGTGAAGATTACTGGATGGATCATTACAAAGGGCTTTTCCGGGCTTTGATGTGCATGCTGGCCATTCCCGTTGTGGTTTATTCGGCTTCAGATTATTATAAATCTGCATGGTACGGCTTAAAAAATAAAATCGTCAACATTGACGTGCCGATCGTGCTGGGAATCATTGTGCTTTTCGGGCGGAGTCTATACGAAGTAGCCACCAATTACGGCTCCGGGTATTTTGACACTTTATGCGGGCTCCTGTTCTTCATGCTGTTGGGGAAAATCTTTCAGAAAAGAACATACAATGCCTTATCCTACGACAGGGATTACAAATCCTTTTACCCGATTGCCGTAACGAAGGTTGACTTTGAGGGGAAACAGGACAACATCCTGCTGTCCGAAATTAAAATCGGGGACCGGATCATGGTGAGAAACCAGGAAATCATCCCCGTTGATGCCATTTTGATTAATGGCGAGGGAAATATCGACAACAGCTTCATTACGGGAGAAAGCGCCACCATCGGTAAACAGCCGGGAGATAAAATCTTCGCGGGAGGGAAACAGATCGGTTCTTCCCTGGAACTGGAAGTGATAAAAAATGTAGACCAGAGTTATCTGACCCAGCTCTGGAACAAGGAAGCCTTTAAAAAACATGAAACCGGACTTGATACGCTGACAAATAGTGTAAGCAAATATTTCACGTTCATTATTCTGGGAATCGCTTTAATTTCCGGGGTTTACTGGTATTTTGTTGATTTAGACACAATGTTCCAGGTGGTATCTGCCATTCTGATCATTGCCTGCCCGTGTGCGCTTGCCCTATCTGCTCCATTCACCTTCGGGCACATTATGCGGATCCTGGGACGGAATAAATTCTATGTTAAAGATACCCTTACCATTGAAAAAATTGCCAAGCTCGATACGATTGTCTTTGATAAAACAGGAACCATCACGCACAGGAAAAAGTCAAATATAAAATACGACGGCGCTGAAATCAAAGAGTTTGATTTATTGAATATCAAGACTTTATTAAAAAATTCAAACCACCCGCTGTCCAAGTCGCTGTATGAATTTCTTGATGTGACGGATGCATACTTTCCTGTTGAAAATTTCCGGGAGATTTCAGGCAAAGGCTATGAAGCGAGCATAAGAGGAAATATATATAAAATCGGTTCTGCAGCATATAACGGACAGAAATCCAGGAATCTTGAAACAGCTGTCTATATCAGCAGGAACGGTGAATTTTTAGGCAGGTTCATTTTTAAGAATGAATACCGTGAAAACCTGAAGAATTTATTTAAAAAGCTGGGCAGTTACAAGGTGTTCATTTTAAGCGGGGACAATTCGTCTGAAGAACACCAGCTGAAAGAACTGATCCCGAATTACAAAGCAATGGCCTTTAACCAAAACCCTGAAGACAAGCTGAATTACATCCAGAATCTTCAGAGCCGGAACCTGAGAGTTGCGATGATCGGGGACGGGTTGAATGATGCGGGTGCCCTGAAACAGAGCAACGTAGGAATTGCCATTGCAGATGACAGCAACAGTTTTACTCCTTCTTCAGACGTTATCATGAACGGTGAAAAGGTAGTCACCCTGGACAGGTACCTAAATGTATGCAAGGGTTCCATTAAAATTGTGAAAATGACATTTATAATCAGTTTTCTTTATAATATTGTTGGTTTAAGCTATGCAGTTACAGGCCATATGCATCCGCTTTTTGCTGCGCTGATCATGCCGGCAAGTTCAATCACAGTTGTTTCATTTACTACTTTTTCCACCTGGATCCTTGGAAGAAAATATTTTAAAAAACGGGCTTAA
- a CDS encoding sulfite exporter TauE/SafE family protein, producing MEVALVISAIALGFASGFHCVGMCGPIALSMGLTKKQATNFYLQNLTYQFGRIFTYSLLGAVLGIIGEGFEMAGFQKYLTIAVGILLIVMAVFSFGGKDFASKIPFFSKFLFKVKSNLGRLLQKADYRSRFTTGLLNGFLPCGMVYMALTASLASGGIWQGALYMALFGFGTLPFMFAVVLVGNLMNQAFRIKVLKAVPVVMIILGGLFIVRGLELGIPYISPRAEAMTISRDNQGDCHLPGDHSTHDHNADCH from the coding sequence ATGGAAGTAGCACTTGTTATATCAGCCATTGCACTGGGTTTCGCTTCCGGGTTCCACTGTGTCGGAATGTGCGGACCTATCGCATTATCCATGGGGCTGACTAAAAAACAGGCAACCAACTTTTACCTTCAGAATCTCACGTACCAGTTTGGAAGAATATTTACTTATTCTCTTTTGGGCGCGGTATTGGGAATCATCGGTGAAGGTTTTGAAATGGCCGGTTTCCAGAAATACCTTACCATTGCTGTAGGTATTCTGTTGATTGTTATGGCAGTATTTTCTTTCGGAGGTAAAGATTTTGCATCAAAAATCCCGTTCTTCTCTAAGTTTCTGTTCAAAGTGAAATCAAATTTAGGAAGACTGCTTCAGAAAGCGGATTACCGTTCAAGATTTACCACAGGGCTGCTGAACGGTTTTCTACCGTGCGGCATGGTTTATATGGCTCTGACAGCCAGTCTGGCAAGCGGAGGGATATGGCAGGGAGCTCTTTATATGGCCTTATTCGGTTTTGGGACCCTCCCGTTCATGTTTGCTGTAGTTTTGGTCGGGAACCTCATGAATCAGGCATTCAGGATAAAAGTATTAAAAGCGGTTCCTGTAGTCATGATTATTCTGGGAGGACTGTTTATTGTACGGGGCCTCGAATTGGGCATTCCTTATATCTCTCCGAGAGCAGAAGCAATGACCATATCAAGGGACAACCAGGGTGACTGCCATTTGCCGGGAGACCACAGTACGCATGATCACAATGCGGATTGTCATTGA
- the ccoG gene encoding cytochrome c oxidase accessory protein CcoG codes for MSDIEEIEVRGGQGQVVDPETYRDSIGTMDQSGKRKWVYPRKPKGKYTNYRYLVSAGLLLFYFTVPFISINGNPFFLFDVIDREFYIFGQPFYPQDFFILTLGAIASLIFIIVFTIAFGRIFCGWICPQTIFLEMIFRKIEYAIEGDRNKQMKLDRQEWNSEKIWKRGLKWGVYVIISLIITHFMLMYIVGYKEIFKIISEGPFAHPTNFIVMVLFTSAFYFVFAWFREQVCTLVCPYGRLQGVLIDKDTINVFYDFNRGENRAKWKKGEDRKAAGKGDCIDCHQCVVVCPTGIDIRDGQQLECVNCTACIDACDEVMEKVGLPKGLIRYASENEIEKRTEFKFTGRMKGFAVILVLLVGFLGYLLYNRGEMEAKFIKPAGSTFFVRDGNITNTYNYTFLNKTNDKKTVTVKIIEPKHGEVIYSGSSKITVDRDKITKGTINISFPEKEMNLSKQNITIGVYDMKGELVDSYQTYFEGPFKLQF; via the coding sequence ATGTCAGACATAGAAGAAATAGAAGTACGCGGCGGGCAAGGACAGGTTGTAGACCCTGAAACTTACAGAGATTCTATCGGAACTATGGACCAGTCCGGTAAAAGGAAATGGGTATATCCCAGAAAACCTAAAGGAAAGTATACCAATTACAGATACCTGGTAAGCGCAGGCTTACTGCTCTTTTATTTTACCGTTCCCTTTATTTCCATTAACGGCAATCCGTTCTTTTTATTTGATGTGATTGACCGGGAGTTTTACATCTTCGGGCAGCCTTTTTATCCGCAGGATTTTTTTATCCTCACTTTGGGTGCCATTGCTTCTTTAATATTCATTATTGTATTTACCATAGCTTTCGGCAGAATTTTCTGCGGGTGGATCTGCCCTCAGACAATTTTCCTTGAAATGATCTTTCGTAAAATAGAATATGCGATTGAAGGAGACCGGAATAAGCAGATGAAGCTTGACAGGCAGGAATGGAACAGCGAAAAGATTTGGAAGCGGGGCTTAAAATGGGGTGTTTATGTAATCATATCATTAATTATCACCCATTTTATGCTGATGTATATTGTAGGGTATAAAGAGATATTCAAGATTATATCAGAAGGGCCTTTTGCTCATCCTACCAATTTTATTGTAATGGTACTCTTTACTTCAGCATTTTATTTTGTATTTGCATGGTTCAGGGAACAGGTATGTACGCTGGTATGTCCATATGGAAGATTACAAGGTGTTTTAATCGACAAAGATACCATTAATGTATTCTACGATTTTAACAGAGGGGAGAACAGAGCCAAATGGAAAAAAGGGGAAGACCGGAAAGCAGCAGGAAAAGGAGACTGTATAGATTGCCATCAGTGCGTAGTAGTATGTCCTACAGGAATTGATATCAGAGACGGCCAGCAATTGGAATGTGTCAATTGTACTGCATGTATCGATGCCTGTGATGAAGTAATGGAAAAAGTAGGGCTTCCGAAAGGGCTGATCCGTTATGCCTCCGAAAATGAGATTGAAAAACGGACTGAATTCAAATTCACCGGAAGGATGAAAGGGTTTGCCGTAATTCTCGTTCTGTTGGTAGGCTTTTTAGGATATCTTCTTTATAACCGCGGTGAAATGGAGGCTAAATTCATTAAGCCTGCAGGAAGCACATTCTTTGTAAGGGACGGAAATATCACCAATACCTACAATTATACTTTCCTGAATAAAACAAATGATAAAAAAACAGTTACCGTTAAAATCATAGAACCTAAACACGGAGAGGTAATTTACAGCGGATCAAGTAAAATTACTGTGGATAGGGATAAGATAACAAAAGGTACCATTAACATAAGCTTTCCGGAAAAGGAAATGAATCTTTCCAAGCAGAACATCACCATTGGTGTATATGATATGAAAGGAGAACTGGTAGATTCTTACCAGACTTATTTCGAGGGGCCGTTTAAATTACAATTTTAA
- the ccoS gene encoding cbb3-type cytochrome oxidase assembly protein CcoS: protein MDILYLMILCSVSLAAVFLVVFIIYARKGQFEDDESPAVRILFDSDEIKEKDETPDNGSKDEKGENNKN from the coding sequence ATGGATATTCTTTATTTAATGATCCTTTGCAGTGTTTCTTTGGCTGCAGTTTTTCTGGTGGTGTTCATCATATATGCCAGAAAAGGACAGTTTGAAGATGATGAATCTCCCGCTGTAAGAATCCTCTTTGATTCTGATGAAATCAAGGAAAAAGACGAAACTCCTGACAATGGAAGCAAAGATGAAAAAGGAGAAAATAATAAAAATTGA
- the ccoN gene encoding cytochrome-c oxidase, cbb3-type subunit I, with protein sequence METQKFSYDNSIVRAFLYATVVFGIIGFLFGLTAALMLFYPELPEFLFGTDDTTIKSMGGGIQGLINTHGAFGFGRIRMLHTTTVIFAFVMNVVYVGVYYSLQRLLKTRMYSDTLSWIHFWTWQIMIIVTYITFFMGINTSKEYAEHEWPIDILIAFSWIIFGANMFLTISKRRVRHLYVAIWFYIGTWIAVVMLHIFNNLEVPLSFTGWKSYSAYAGVKDAIVQWWYGHNAVAFVLTTPVLGLMYYFLPKAADRPVFSYKLSIIHFWSLIFVYIWAGPHHLQYTALPAWAQAVGTGFSIMLIAPSWGGMLNGLLTLRGAWDKVRENPILKFFVVAVTCYGMATFEGPLLATKNINKIGHFTDWVIGHVHLGALGWNGFMAFGVIYYLIPILWRTKIYSVKLANWHFWLGTLGIIFYAVPMYISGFTQGLMWKQFNPDGTLVWKNWLDTVTAVIPYFKMRFFGGFLYLSGALLMVVNLIATVRKGSFQKEVPAEAPALANISGKRKEGEGTHLWLERTPVLLGFLSLFAISIGSMTEIIPTLSLKKSVPTISAVKPYSPLELEGRDLYIREGCNACHSQMVRPFRDEIVRFNGKNGQYSKAGEFIYDRPFLWGSKRTGPDLHREGGKNPSSWHYKHMYNPRSTSAGSIMPRYPWLIATNLDRSKMVDKMKLMKNAFEVPYTKAEIDSANSWADNQATKIVRDILSEAPDLKDAYAKRPKGELEKKEIVALISYLQRLGTDIKTTEIKTASNN encoded by the coding sequence ATGGAAACACAGAAGTTTAGTTATGACAACAGTATTGTCCGGGCATTCCTTTATGCGACCGTAGTTTTCGGGATCATAGGGTTTTTGTTTGGGCTTACGGCTGCATTAATGCTTTTCTACCCTGAACTTCCGGAATTTTTGTTCGGAACGGATGACACCACCATTAAAAGCATGGGCGGCGGCATCCAGGGATTGATAAACACACATGGTGCGTTCGGGTTCGGAAGAATCAGGATGCTGCACACGACCACTGTAATTTTTGCATTCGTAATGAACGTTGTGTATGTTGGGGTATATTACTCTTTACAGCGTTTATTGAAAACAAGAATGTACAGTGACACCCTGTCATGGATCCATTTCTGGACCTGGCAGATTATGATCATCGTGACCTACATTACGTTCTTTATGGGAATCAATACTTCAAAAGAATATGCAGAGCACGAATGGCCGATTGATATTTTAATTGCTTTCTCATGGATCATTTTCGGAGCCAATATGTTCCTGACAATTTCCAAAAGAAGAGTAAGACACTTATATGTGGCAATATGGTTCTACATCGGAACCTGGATTGCAGTGGTTATGCTTCACATTTTTAACAACCTGGAAGTTCCTTTGTCTTTCACAGGCTGGAAATCTTATTCAGCATATGCAGGGGTAAAAGATGCCATTGTACAGTGGTGGTACGGACACAATGCAGTAGCATTCGTACTGACAACTCCGGTACTTGGTCTGATGTATTATTTCCTGCCGAAAGCGGCAGACAGACCGGTATTCTCATATAAACTGTCTATTATTCACTTCTGGTCGTTAATTTTTGTATACATCTGGGCAGGTCCTCACCACCTTCAGTATACAGCTTTACCGGCTTGGGCCCAGGCAGTGGGAACAGGTTTCTCCATTATGCTTATTGCCCCATCATGGGGAGGGATGCTTAATGGTCTTCTTACCTTAAGGGGAGCATGGGATAAAGTCCGGGAAAACCCGATCCTGAAGTTCTTTGTGGTAGCCGTTACCTGTTACGGGATGGCAACATTTGAAGGTCCGCTTTTAGCGACTAAAAATATTAATAAAATCGGTCACTTTACAGACTGGGTCATCGGACACGTACATTTAGGTGCACTGGGATGGAACGGTTTCATGGCATTCGGTGTTATCTACTATTTGATCCCGATCTTGTGGAGAACGAAAATCTATTCGGTAAAACTGGCCAACTGGCATTTCTGGCTCGGAACGTTAGGGATTATTTTCTATGCGGTCCCGATGTATATCTCAGGATTTACACAGGGATTGATGTGGAAACAGTTCAACCCGGACGGAACCCTGGTTTGGAAAAACTGGCTGGATACGGTAACCGCGGTTATCCCTTATTTCAAAATGAGGTTTTTCGGTGGTTTCCTGTATCTTTCGGGAGCCTTGTTAATGGTGGTTAACCTGATTGCTACGGTAAGAAAAGGATCATTCCAGAAAGAAGTACCTGCAGAAGCGCCTGCATTGGCAAACATCAGCGGGAAGCGTAAGGAAGGAGAAGGAACACACCTTTGGCTGGAAAGAACTCCGGTATTACTGGGTTTCCTATCCTTATTTGCAATTTCTATCGGAAGTATGACCGAGATTATCCCTACTCTTTCTCTTAAGAAAAGTGTACCTACCATTTCTGCGGTGAAACCTTATTCTCCGCTGGAGCTTGAAGGGCGGGACCTGTATATCAGAGAAGGATGTAATGCATGCCACTCGCAGATGGTAAGACCGTTCAGGGATGAGATCGTAAGATTCAACGGTAAAAACGGACAGTACTCCAAAGCCGGAGAATTTATCTATGACAGACCGTTCCTTTGGGGATCCAAAAGGACAGGACCGGATTTGCATAGAGAAGGAGGTAAAAACCCGAGTTCTTGGCACTATAAGCATATGTATAACCCAAGATCTACCTCCGCAGGTTCTATCATGCCTCGTTATCCATGGCTGATCGCCACCAACCTGGACAGGTCTAAAATGGTGGATAAAATGAAGCTGATGAAGAATGCTTTTGAAGTTCCTTATACGAAAGCTGAAATTGATTCCGCCAATTCATGGGCAGACAACCAGGCAACTAAAATCGTAAGGGATATCTTATCCGAAGCACCTGACCTTAAAGATGCATATGCAAAGAGGCCAAAAGGAGAACTGGAGAAAAAAGAAATTGTAGCGCTGATCTCTTATCTGCAAAGATTAGGAACGGATATTAAGACAACTGAAATAAAAACAGCAAGTAATAACTAA
- a CDS encoding cbb3-type cytochrome c oxidase subunit 3, whose translation MIPQNFKDILSNTDNAGFYQTLALIFFMLFFIALVIYVFSKPKKYYKEEEEAPLQDDEDDDFNLKN comes from the coding sequence ATGATACCGCAGAATTTCAAAGACATTTTATCAAACACCGATAATGCTGGTTTTTACCAGACACTGGCTCTGATTTTCTTTATGCTGTTCTTCATTGCTCTGGTTATATATGTTTTCAGCAAGCCGAAAAAATATTATAAGGAAGAGGAAGAAGCACCATTGCAGGATGATGAGGATGATGATTTCAATCTAAAAAATTAA
- a CDS encoding cbb3-type cytochrome c oxidase N-terminal domain-containing protein, whose translation MKQRTPVVVNILIIIGLLIVFYYLFVQSYEFFRSPYFWGTVVIAGILAYIHSAIGDLIENNKFKRLSPEEKAAYLSEKRVPYLVRLYSAAFKKQSADEEKDILIDHGFDGIMELDNQLPKWWLGLFYFGTVFCIVYVAAYSFTDFAHPINEYEQEYKEQIAAIDIYNKTQPPVTIETAKYSADNIAEGKELFKTNCASCHKEDGSGGIGPNLTDNYWINQPEKTLFKTVFHMDWNGSPTNPAMRAFGKNGEVSGAEIEKIAAYVYHINQELPPVSKDKGGAAPQGTEAHWEKE comes from the coding sequence ATGAAACAAAGAACACCGGTTGTTGTAAACATTTTAATAATAATTGGACTTTTAATAGTTTTTTATTATCTGTTTGTACAGAGTTATGAATTCTTTCGCTCGCCGTATTTCTGGGGGACTGTGGTAATTGCTGGTATTTTAGCATACATCCACAGTGCAATCGGAGACCTTATTGAAAACAATAAATTCAAAAGGCTGTCTCCAGAAGAAAAAGCGGCTTATCTGTCGGAAAAAAGAGTACCTTATCTGGTAAGATTATACAGTGCAGCCTTTAAAAAGCAGTCTGCAGACGAAGAAAAGGATATCCTTATTGACCACGGTTTCGACGGAATAATGGAACTGGATAACCAGTTGCCGAAATGGTGGCTTGGATTGTTCTACTTTGGCACCGTTTTTTGTATTGTATATGTAGCAGCGTATTCTTTTACAGATTTTGCCCACCCGATCAACGAGTATGAGCAGGAATATAAGGAACAGATTGCAGCGATTGATATTTACAACAAGACCCAGCCGCCTGTAACCATTGAAACCGCTAAATATTCAGCTGATAATATTGCAGAAGGTAAAGAATTGTTTAAAACAAACTGTGCATCATGCCACAAGGAAGACGGTAGTGGAGGTATCGGGCCAAACCTTACTGATAACTACTGGATCAACCAGCCTGAGAAAACGCTGTTTAAAACGGTTTTCCATATGGACTGGAACGGTTCTCCAACGAACCCTGCCATGAGGGCATTTGGTAAAAACGGTGAAGTATCGGGTGCTGAAATTGAAAAAATTGCAGCATACGTATATCACATTAACCAGGAATTGCCTCCTGTATCGAAAGATAAAGGCGGAGCAGCTCCTCAGGGTACCGAGGCGCACTGGGAAAAGGAATAA